The following proteins are co-located in the Melanotaenia boesemani isolate fMelBoe1 chromosome 5, fMelBoe1.pri, whole genome shotgun sequence genome:
- the LOC121640414 gene encoding E3 ubiquitin-protein ligase Topors-like isoform X2 translates to MPPTARNSSRRRRKNADEEVPERAGESSAQVMAPTRMKLRVRRCDNAATAAAGGGGEPDRSREGSRSSSRRKNATKNAATVAAAASSSSTPPAPSASARALMAAEEASPDSKCPICLDRFNNLAYLDRCLHRFCFPCIQEWSHNKAECPLCKQPFASILHSVRAEDDFKEYTLRPTPANSSVAATVAMVAAMASAARSDHHMRLMLRRHRVADGGETTTRRRRRERGGRGRGTEERPGVWQWYLGSPPLPLPPLPHHFPVSNIVPEDSEEGVDLRGGGDAEERGVVFDGLTGLGGASARPNDRSSERLMTRLAERLQLQGEGRPVTRLREREMLAFRRSLYRFGIRVRGVPGITGNQGQQQRDITADSFRRTPSNLNRLRPWLRRELTVLYGAHGSLVDIVQRIIMARLARHGLEDMPTIEAELRPFLLARTEHFLHELVNFARSPLNLDGYDVQAVYEPTATNIDLDRVSSSSDGSSVIAISEGEEEERGGGSEQALNDDVTQTESALSLSGWDDETPGPSYSTGEPSCSLPPFSPAPQEPANEDGGEKEGEEECLIVGYKKPIAERTPELVQLSSDTEEEEKKEEQTSEKAPPSLYLPIIPASTSASFQKEEEARQKHVQEESEQRPRAHSLSGSSGRSRKSVCSLSPPSRKQLDGEAARERRRRKKRRKKGRDRSGTLYNPNRSIYPAMMRRRSPSPFHSSIDSSSPLPPSPLDSSWDFHCNQISPLSSSISSPSRSMSSSPLCSSPPPRTPPTPTLSSNECAHHGEKPGGKRKYKSRHLDSDSKDPSRRPSSGHHGEKRRKRGRDGGRRKEKQRGEGHKENRSFGGESSRRSREDRSPSVEIIYEGIITSTSAQPPARKRRRRRHRRIQHSSSPVIITLDSDSSHDDANNKMNSGSSSPLSSQQTVDFSDLPPLPTGHSTTMGGNLDAELGELPADILDRGSDGSEAESLGPSRAAGRIDIDSDDSDVDVEKVEDAGFLMTCSNDETVDDRKVSTATVGGREHPSDRNLLATILSDLNQLSASSRDFSLNTERRCDPGEAYQNRNQNQTGCSSASSPPPPELLKDVSDLLPLLRPLRNSPPPLKHKDTGTPPFFPRDLHPLPSSDPDPVLLGPDKRAIPPIATLKRHLANSLSLREELPSTSITPPTLTTPRHLPRLDFTFPSAESHSSCNRTDPGNSSASRNSHSAKTSWSTDRPAFTSSTSGGGVKTESLAGLHPSACGGVFSGANSNDAIPVPPAGPGSSSGRGLGPSPGPIPGLSSKKQILLGRVRSVPTEASSSSSPTNLHPKSPKPPSHLHPESPGPPSHLHPENPGPPSDLHPENPSPPSDLHPERPGRPSDLHSESPGPPSDLHPERPGPPSDLHSESPGPPSDLLPSIAASGQTESHIPTNEHPNHAALSPCPTEHIINSHTSHTKGTSGLKPGRGPLSNLLPQPRNHCEPGSDLHLHPKLHPHNHITSDSKLAENRSGLPPDPDSLIQTL, encoded by the exons ATGCCGCCCACGGCGCGAAATTCTTCccggagaagaagaaaaaacgcgGATGAGGAGGTACCGGAGCGAGCCGGGGAGTCTTCTGCTCAG gTGATGGCACCCACACGAATGAAGCTGCGCGTGCGTCGCTGTGACAATGCagccacagctgctgcaggaggtGGTGGAGAGCCGGATAGGAGTAGAGAGGGCAGCAGGAGCAGTAGCAGGAGAAAAAACGCCACTAAGAATGCAGCAACAGTCGCTGCcgccgcctcctcttcctccactccTCCAGCCCCATCTGCCTCTGCGCGGGCCTTGATGGCGGCGGAGGAGGCGTCGCCTGACTCCAAGTGCCCGATCTGCCTGGACCGCTTCAACAACCTGGCGTACCTGGACCGCTGCCTGCACCGCTTCTGCTTCCCCTGCATCCAGGAGTGGTCGCACAACAAGGCGGAGTGTCCGCTCTGCAAGCAGCCCTTCGCCTCCATCCTGCACTCCGTCCGCGCTGAGGACGACTTCAAGGAGTACACGCTGCGGCCCACGCCCGCCAACAGCAGCGTGGCTGCCACCGTTGCCATGGTGGCCGCCATGGCGTCGGCAGCACGGAGTGACCACCACATGAGACTGATGCTTAGGAGGCACCGCGTGGCGGATGGTGGGGAAACCACGACAAGGAGGCGCcgcagagagagaggagggagaggcAGGGGGACGGAGGAGAGACCGGGGGTGTGGCAGTGGTACCTGggctctcctcctcttccacttCCCCCTCTTCCTCACCATTTTCCTGTCTCGAACATCGTCCCTGAGGATAGTGAAGAGGGGGTGGATCTTAGAGGAGGTGGGGATGCAGAAGAGCGTGGGGTGGTGTTTGACGGTCTGACAGGCCTCGGGGGGGCATCGGCCCGTCCGAACGACCGGTCGTCAGAGCGTCTAATGACCCGCCTGGCGGAGAGGCTGCAGCTGCAGGGAGAAGGCAGGCCGGTAACCCGGCTGAGGGAACGGGAGATGCTGGCTTTCCGCCGCTCTCTCTATCGATTTGGCATCCGAGTCCGCGGTGTTCCCGGGATAACTGGAAACCAGGGGCAACAGCAGCGTGACATCACGGCCGACAGCTTCCGTCGGACCCCCAGCAACTTGAACAGGCTCCGCCCCTGGCTGCGGCGGGAGCTGACAGTGCTCTACGGCGCCCACGGCTCGCTGGTTGACATCGTCCAGCGCATCATCATGGCACGACTCGCCCGACACGGCTTGGAGGACATGCCCACCATAGAAGCAGAGCTGCGGCCATTCTTGTTGGCACGCACCGAGCACTTCCTGCATGAGCTGGTGAACTTCGCCCGCTCGCCGCTCAACCTGGACGGCTACGATGTGCAGGCCGTGTACGAGCCTACGGCCACCAACATAGACCTGGACAGAGTGAGCAGCTCCTCCGACGGCAGCTCCGTCATCGCCATATCTGAGggcgaggaggaggagaggggaggagggtCGGAGCAGGCTCTGAACGATGACGTCACCCAAACAGAAAGCGCTCTCAGCTTGTCAGGCTGGGATGACGAAACACCAGGCCCCTCGTACTCCACCGGCGAGCCATCATGTTCGCTTCCACCCTTCAGCCCCGCCCCTCAGGAGCCAGCCAATGAGGATGGAGGAgagaaggagggggaggaggagtgTCTGATTGTCGGGTACAAGAAGCCGATCGCAGAACGAACTCCTGAACTGGTGCAGCTCTCCTCCGACaccgaggaggaggagaaaaaagaggagcAGACGTCTGAGAAGGCTCCGCCCTCTTTATACCTACCCATAATCCCCGCCTCCACTTCAGCCTCCTTCCAAAAGGAGGAGGAAGCCAGGCAGAAACACGTCCAGGAGGAGAGCGAGCAGCGCCCACGTGCGCACTCGTTGTCGGGAAGTTCGGGGCGGAGCAGGAAGTCGGTGTGTTCGCTCAGCCCGCCGTCCAGGAAGCAGCTGGACGGGGAGGCggccagagagaggaggaggaggaagaagaggaggaaaaaagggcGGGACCGCAGCGGAACCCTCTACAACCCAAACCGCTCCATCTACCCCGCCATGATGCGACGCCGCTCCCCGTCACCGTTCCACTCCAGCATAGACTCCAGCTCGCCGCTGCCGCCCAGCCCCCTCGACTCCAGCTGGGACTTCCACTGCAACCAGatctcccccctctcctcctctatCTCCTCGCCCTCCCGATCCATGTCCTCCTCACCCCTCTGCTCCTCCCCACCACCTCGGACACCGCCCACCCCGACACTCTCCTCCAATGAATGCGCTCATCATGGGGAGAAACCCGGCGGGAAGAGGAAGTACAAGAGCCGCCACCTGGACAGCGACTCCAAGGATCCTTCGAGGAGGCCGAGCAGCGGCCATCACGGGgagaaaaggaggaagagggggagagatggagggaggaggaaggagaaacAGAGAGGGGAGGGCCACAAGGAGAACCGCAGCTTCGGTGGAGAGAG cagcaggaggtcCAGGGAGGACCGGAGTCCCAGCGTGGAGATCATCTACGAGGGCATCATCACCTCCACCTCGGCGCAGCCTCCAGCACGGAAACGCCGCCGCAGACGCCATCGCAGGATTCAGCACAGCAG TTCTCCGGTGATCATAACTCTGGACAGCGACAGTAGCCATGACGACGCCAACAACAAGATGAACAGCGGCAGCAGCAGCCCACTGAGCAGCCAGCAGACCGTCGACTTCTCCGACCTTCCTCCCCTCCCGACGGGCCACTCCACCACCATGGGCGGGAACCTGGACGCAGAACTCGGGGAGCTTCCGGCCGACATCCTGGACCGCGGATCCGACGGCTCGGAGGCGGAGTCGTTGGGTCCATCCAGGGCTGCCGGTAGGATCGACATCGACAGCGATGACAGCGACGTGGATGTGGAGAAGGTGGAGGATGCCGGCTTTCTGATGACATGCAGCAATGATGAAACGGTGGATGACAGGAAGGTTTCCACGGCAACGGTGGGGGGACGGGAACATCCGTCAGACAGAAACCTGCTGGCCACCATCCTCAGTGACCTGAACCAGCTCTCTGCTTCCAGCCGCGACTTTTCCCTGAACACAGAAAGGCGTTGTGATCCCGGTGAGGCTTATCAGAACCGGAACCAGAATCAGACCGGCTGCTCCTCCGCCTCCTCGCCGCCTCCTCCGGAGCTGCTGAAGGACGTCAGCgacctcctccctctcctcagACCGCTCAGAAACTCTCCGCCGCcattaaaacacaaagacacaggGACGCCCCCCTTCTTTCCCAGAGACCTCCACCCTCTTCCTTCCTCCGACCCCGACCCGGTTCTGCTCGGCCCGGACAAACGGGCCATCCCCCCCATCGCCACCCTGAAGAGACACTTGGCCAACAGCTTGTCCCTGAGAGAAGAGCTGCCGTCTACAAGCATCACGCCCCCCACGCTCACCACCCCCCGACACTTACCACGCCTGGACTTCACTTTTCCCTCTGCGGAGTCACATTCCAGCTGCAACAGGACAGATCCCGGGAATTCCTCGGCTTCTCGCAACTCCCATTCAGCCAAAACCAGCTGGTCCACAGACAGACCAGCTTTCACCAGCTCTACCTCTGGAGGTGGTGTTAAGACGGAGAGCCTGGCTGGCCTCCACCCATCTGCATGTGGTGGCGTTTTCTCAGGAGCAAACTCTAACGATGCCATTCCAGTTCCACCTGCTGGCCCTGGCTCCAGCTCCGGCCGTGGTCTCGGTCCTAGCCCTGGTCCCATTCCCGGCTTGTCCAGTAAAAAGCAGATTCTGCTCGGTAGAGTTCGATCAGTGCCAACGGAGGCGAGCAGCAGCTCGTCACCGACCAACCTTCACCCCAAGAGTCCCAAACCTCCTTCACACCTCCATCCTGAAAGTCCTGGTCCTCCTTCGCACCTCCATCCTGAAAATCCTGGTCCTCCTTCAGACCTCCATCCTGAAAATCCTAGTCCTCCTTCAGACCTCCATCCTGAAAGACCTGGTCGTCCTTCAGACCTCCATTCTGAAAGTCCTGGTCCTCCTTCAGACCTCCATCCTGAAAGACCTGGTCCACCTTCAGATCTCCATTCTGAAAGTCCTGGTCCTCCTTCAGACCTCCTCCCCTCCATCGCAGCCTCAGGACAGACAGAAAGCCACATTCCCACCAACGAACACCCGAACCACGCAGCCTTATCCCCGTGTCCTACTGAACACATCATCAACTCCCACACCTCGCACACGAAGGGCACTTCTGGGTTGAAACCGGGCCGAGGACCACTGTCCAACCTTCTCCCCCAACCTCGGAACCACTGTGAGCCCGGCTCCgacctccacctccaccccaAACTCCACCCACACAATCACATCACATCTGACTCTAAACTAGCCGAGAACCGGTCTGGTTTACCTCCTGATCCAGACTCTCTGATCCAGACTCTCTGA
- the LOC121640414 gene encoding E3 ubiquitin-protein ligase Topors-like isoform X3, protein MPPTARNSSRRRRKNADEEVMAPTRMKLRVRRCDNAATAAAGGGGEPDRSREGSRSSSRRKNATKNAATVAAAASSSSTPPAPSASARALMAAEEASPDSKCPICLDRFNNLAYLDRCLHRFCFPCIQEWSHNKAECPLCKQPFASILHSVRAEDDFKEYTLRPTPANSSVAATVAMVAAMASAARSDHHMRLMLRRHRVADGGETTTRRRRRERGGRGRGTEERPGVWQWYLGSPPLPLPPLPHHFPVSNIVPEDSEEGVDLRGGGDAEERGVVFDGLTGLGGASARPNDRSSERLMTRLAERLQLQGEGRPVTRLREREMLAFRRSLYRFGIRVRGVPGITGNQGQQQRDITADSFRRTPSNLNRLRPWLRRELTVLYGAHGSLVDIVQRIIMARLARHGLEDMPTIEAELRPFLLARTEHFLHELVNFARSPLNLDGYDVQAVYEPTATNIDLDRVSSSSDGSSVIAISEGEEEERGGGSEQALNDDVTQTESALSLSGWDDETPGPSYSTGEPSCSLPPFSPAPQEPANEDGGEKEGEEECLIVGYKKPIAERTPELVQLSSDTEEEEKKEEQTSEKAPPSLYLPIIPASTSASFQKEEEARQKHVQEESEQRPRAHSLSGSSGRSRKSVCSLSPPSRKQLDGEAARERRRRKKRRKKGRDRSGTLYNPNRSIYPAMMRRRSPSPFHSSIDSSSPLPPSPLDSSWDFHCNQISPLSSSISSPSRSMSSSPLCSSPPPRTPPTPTLSSNECAHHGEKPGGKRKYKSRHLDSDSKDPSRRPSSGHHGEKRRKRGRDGGRRKEKQRGEGHKENRSFGGESSRRSREDRSPSVEIIYEGIITSTSAQPPARKRRRRRHRRIQHSSSPVIITLDSDSSHDDANNKMNSGSSSPLSSQQTVDFSDLPPLPTGHSTTMGGNLDAELGELPADILDRGSDGSEAESLGPSRAAGRIDIDSDDSDVDVEKVEDAGFLMTCSNDETVDDRKVSTATVGGREHPSDRNLLATILSDLNQLSASSRDFSLNTERRCDPGEAYQNRNQNQTGCSSASSPPPPELLKDVSDLLPLLRPLRNSPPPLKHKDTGTPPFFPRDLHPLPSSDPDPVLLGPDKRAIPPIATLKRHLANSLSLREELPSTSITPPTLTTPRHLPRLDFTFPSAESHSSCNRTDPGNSSASRNSHSAKTSWSTDRPAFTSSTSGGGVKTESLAGLHPSACGGVFSGANSNDAIPVPPAGPGSSSGRGLGPSPGPIPGLSSKKQILLGRVRSVPTEASSSSSPTNLHPKSPKPPSHLHPESPGPPSHLHPENPGPPSDLHPENPSPPSDLHPERPGRPSDLHSESPGPPSDLHPERPGPPSDLHSESPGPPSDLLPSIAASGQTESHIPTNEHPNHAALSPCPTEHIINSHTSHTKGTSGLKPGRGPLSNLLPQPRNHCEPGSDLHLHPKLHPHNHITSDSKLAENRSGLPPDPDSLIQTL, encoded by the exons ATGCCGCCCACGGCGCGAAATTCTTCccggagaagaagaaaaaacgcgGATGAGGAG gTGATGGCACCCACACGAATGAAGCTGCGCGTGCGTCGCTGTGACAATGCagccacagctgctgcaggaggtGGTGGAGAGCCGGATAGGAGTAGAGAGGGCAGCAGGAGCAGTAGCAGGAGAAAAAACGCCACTAAGAATGCAGCAACAGTCGCTGCcgccgcctcctcttcctccactccTCCAGCCCCATCTGCCTCTGCGCGGGCCTTGATGGCGGCGGAGGAGGCGTCGCCTGACTCCAAGTGCCCGATCTGCCTGGACCGCTTCAACAACCTGGCGTACCTGGACCGCTGCCTGCACCGCTTCTGCTTCCCCTGCATCCAGGAGTGGTCGCACAACAAGGCGGAGTGTCCGCTCTGCAAGCAGCCCTTCGCCTCCATCCTGCACTCCGTCCGCGCTGAGGACGACTTCAAGGAGTACACGCTGCGGCCCACGCCCGCCAACAGCAGCGTGGCTGCCACCGTTGCCATGGTGGCCGCCATGGCGTCGGCAGCACGGAGTGACCACCACATGAGACTGATGCTTAGGAGGCACCGCGTGGCGGATGGTGGGGAAACCACGACAAGGAGGCGCcgcagagagagaggagggagaggcAGGGGGACGGAGGAGAGACCGGGGGTGTGGCAGTGGTACCTGggctctcctcctcttccacttCCCCCTCTTCCTCACCATTTTCCTGTCTCGAACATCGTCCCTGAGGATAGTGAAGAGGGGGTGGATCTTAGAGGAGGTGGGGATGCAGAAGAGCGTGGGGTGGTGTTTGACGGTCTGACAGGCCTCGGGGGGGCATCGGCCCGTCCGAACGACCGGTCGTCAGAGCGTCTAATGACCCGCCTGGCGGAGAGGCTGCAGCTGCAGGGAGAAGGCAGGCCGGTAACCCGGCTGAGGGAACGGGAGATGCTGGCTTTCCGCCGCTCTCTCTATCGATTTGGCATCCGAGTCCGCGGTGTTCCCGGGATAACTGGAAACCAGGGGCAACAGCAGCGTGACATCACGGCCGACAGCTTCCGTCGGACCCCCAGCAACTTGAACAGGCTCCGCCCCTGGCTGCGGCGGGAGCTGACAGTGCTCTACGGCGCCCACGGCTCGCTGGTTGACATCGTCCAGCGCATCATCATGGCACGACTCGCCCGACACGGCTTGGAGGACATGCCCACCATAGAAGCAGAGCTGCGGCCATTCTTGTTGGCACGCACCGAGCACTTCCTGCATGAGCTGGTGAACTTCGCCCGCTCGCCGCTCAACCTGGACGGCTACGATGTGCAGGCCGTGTACGAGCCTACGGCCACCAACATAGACCTGGACAGAGTGAGCAGCTCCTCCGACGGCAGCTCCGTCATCGCCATATCTGAGggcgaggaggaggagaggggaggagggtCGGAGCAGGCTCTGAACGATGACGTCACCCAAACAGAAAGCGCTCTCAGCTTGTCAGGCTGGGATGACGAAACACCAGGCCCCTCGTACTCCACCGGCGAGCCATCATGTTCGCTTCCACCCTTCAGCCCCGCCCCTCAGGAGCCAGCCAATGAGGATGGAGGAgagaaggagggggaggaggagtgTCTGATTGTCGGGTACAAGAAGCCGATCGCAGAACGAACTCCTGAACTGGTGCAGCTCTCCTCCGACaccgaggaggaggagaaaaaagaggagcAGACGTCTGAGAAGGCTCCGCCCTCTTTATACCTACCCATAATCCCCGCCTCCACTTCAGCCTCCTTCCAAAAGGAGGAGGAAGCCAGGCAGAAACACGTCCAGGAGGAGAGCGAGCAGCGCCCACGTGCGCACTCGTTGTCGGGAAGTTCGGGGCGGAGCAGGAAGTCGGTGTGTTCGCTCAGCCCGCCGTCCAGGAAGCAGCTGGACGGGGAGGCggccagagagaggaggaggaggaagaagaggaggaaaaaagggcGGGACCGCAGCGGAACCCTCTACAACCCAAACCGCTCCATCTACCCCGCCATGATGCGACGCCGCTCCCCGTCACCGTTCCACTCCAGCATAGACTCCAGCTCGCCGCTGCCGCCCAGCCCCCTCGACTCCAGCTGGGACTTCCACTGCAACCAGatctcccccctctcctcctctatCTCCTCGCCCTCCCGATCCATGTCCTCCTCACCCCTCTGCTCCTCCCCACCACCTCGGACACCGCCCACCCCGACACTCTCCTCCAATGAATGCGCTCATCATGGGGAGAAACCCGGCGGGAAGAGGAAGTACAAGAGCCGCCACCTGGACAGCGACTCCAAGGATCCTTCGAGGAGGCCGAGCAGCGGCCATCACGGGgagaaaaggaggaagagggggagagatggagggaggaggaaggagaaacAGAGAGGGGAGGGCCACAAGGAGAACCGCAGCTTCGGTGGAGAGAG cagcaggaggtcCAGGGAGGACCGGAGTCCCAGCGTGGAGATCATCTACGAGGGCATCATCACCTCCACCTCGGCGCAGCCTCCAGCACGGAAACGCCGCCGCAGACGCCATCGCAGGATTCAGCACAGCAG TTCTCCGGTGATCATAACTCTGGACAGCGACAGTAGCCATGACGACGCCAACAACAAGATGAACAGCGGCAGCAGCAGCCCACTGAGCAGCCAGCAGACCGTCGACTTCTCCGACCTTCCTCCCCTCCCGACGGGCCACTCCACCACCATGGGCGGGAACCTGGACGCAGAACTCGGGGAGCTTCCGGCCGACATCCTGGACCGCGGATCCGACGGCTCGGAGGCGGAGTCGTTGGGTCCATCCAGGGCTGCCGGTAGGATCGACATCGACAGCGATGACAGCGACGTGGATGTGGAGAAGGTGGAGGATGCCGGCTTTCTGATGACATGCAGCAATGATGAAACGGTGGATGACAGGAAGGTTTCCACGGCAACGGTGGGGGGACGGGAACATCCGTCAGACAGAAACCTGCTGGCCACCATCCTCAGTGACCTGAACCAGCTCTCTGCTTCCAGCCGCGACTTTTCCCTGAACACAGAAAGGCGTTGTGATCCCGGTGAGGCTTATCAGAACCGGAACCAGAATCAGACCGGCTGCTCCTCCGCCTCCTCGCCGCCTCCTCCGGAGCTGCTGAAGGACGTCAGCgacctcctccctctcctcagACCGCTCAGAAACTCTCCGCCGCcattaaaacacaaagacacaggGACGCCCCCCTTCTTTCCCAGAGACCTCCACCCTCTTCCTTCCTCCGACCCCGACCCGGTTCTGCTCGGCCCGGACAAACGGGCCATCCCCCCCATCGCCACCCTGAAGAGACACTTGGCCAACAGCTTGTCCCTGAGAGAAGAGCTGCCGTCTACAAGCATCACGCCCCCCACGCTCACCACCCCCCGACACTTACCACGCCTGGACTTCACTTTTCCCTCTGCGGAGTCACATTCCAGCTGCAACAGGACAGATCCCGGGAATTCCTCGGCTTCTCGCAACTCCCATTCAGCCAAAACCAGCTGGTCCACAGACAGACCAGCTTTCACCAGCTCTACCTCTGGAGGTGGTGTTAAGACGGAGAGCCTGGCTGGCCTCCACCCATCTGCATGTGGTGGCGTTTTCTCAGGAGCAAACTCTAACGATGCCATTCCAGTTCCACCTGCTGGCCCTGGCTCCAGCTCCGGCCGTGGTCTCGGTCCTAGCCCTGGTCCCATTCCCGGCTTGTCCAGTAAAAAGCAGATTCTGCTCGGTAGAGTTCGATCAGTGCCAACGGAGGCGAGCAGCAGCTCGTCACCGACCAACCTTCACCCCAAGAGTCCCAAACCTCCTTCACACCTCCATCCTGAAAGTCCTGGTCCTCCTTCGCACCTCCATCCTGAAAATCCTGGTCCTCCTTCAGACCTCCATCCTGAAAATCCTAGTCCTCCTTCAGACCTCCATCCTGAAAGACCTGGTCGTCCTTCAGACCTCCATTCTGAAAGTCCTGGTCCTCCTTCAGACCTCCATCCTGAAAGACCTGGTCCACCTTCAGATCTCCATTCTGAAAGTCCTGGTCCTCCTTCAGACCTCCTCCCCTCCATCGCAGCCTCAGGACAGACAGAAAGCCACATTCCCACCAACGAACACCCGAACCACGCAGCCTTATCCCCGTGTCCTACTGAACACATCATCAACTCCCACACCTCGCACACGAAGGGCACTTCTGGGTTGAAACCGGGCCGAGGACCACTGTCCAACCTTCTCCCCCAACCTCGGAACCACTGTGAGCCCGGCTCCgacctccacctccaccccaAACTCCACCCACACAATCACATCACATCTGACTCTAAACTAGCCGAGAACCGGTCTGGTTTACCTCCTGATCCAGACTCTCTGATCCAGACTCTCTGA